One stretch of Poecilia reticulata strain Guanapo linkage group LG21, Guppy_female_1.0+MT, whole genome shotgun sequence DNA includes these proteins:
- the senp6a gene encoding sentrin-specific protease 6 — protein MAHNRSFFLQALNRSESRRDGGFKHSWSFSLPGDAEAETRHQASVVSKEEMERQQLTPPEEKKSPSLKHYSSPDPLRTYGNRASSHMRSLTRLTPRRFSDVALPVPTPSSTRTDLNLIFTSALPPGIVLQGRHFQHAQVPSAARKPGQRNNFSSTQPAVEVDSIVLTCPESPAGVSVTTGAAARMSPGRHGDGSADLPALTVAEEETLSIKRRVQQRRKPLEDVGFSPQLQAPEPGRPVCHSVCLKCRQPSELGSSCLTCGSSESLAPPPGAPTQPASSSPTPRPAIRSQNPAGHVGIQQNFYKPGAAMPVRVSASRAAPLSNGRIPLLAGTLGCCRAKGKQAAAAAGQQPDLNDPIVLSSDEEEAETGSTGSVNRLDNVSPRPADSAHSSPAPSEGRVEAAVKSAAEQEELNGDFFEDVNTKITIPRRARMKDQFGNQPPAESLTPKRKKPKMALTKCDSIILECRSVRIGSLRRMVTKPVIVSPNRSQSPRVNLRFPAVPPGAEPGSVEEVYLKTSELISCEWCSVRKLPVLFFQTTADECVRLRSKLNMSQEQGGLWYDCTAEHVDEKYIVLIFENGLVMKEQMILEDILTVIGRNNRLSSFPTKLTFDEANIRLVNYNKASSQKVDKVKLEQQPPKAPPAGGMSTRARMSTRQQSGAFFDEDEEMTDLQPTFSGPVMKLMVYPPPPAKGGISVTNEDLHCLNDGEFLNDVIIDFYLKYLVLEKLKKDAQRIHVFSSFFYKRLNQRERRSGPDTVSLPIQKRKHNRVKTWTRRVDLFQKDFIFVPINESAHWYLAVICFPGLHGPVLEKNPMYLDPPAASGSPGEPQAEESIPDHCRPLSPDGLDCSSEEPSPAVPEEADCDPNEAGQNPLGPGRADAELRFSSELHRISVCYGSGDDAYAFSDDQSSCQDECSDDGNMADDTGASETSLASKPVICKQPCILIMDSLRGPARSNVVKTLREYLEVEWEVRHASQRGFGKEVMKGSSPRVPQQDNFSDCGVYVLQYVESFFENPIPSFHLPMNLSDWFPQQRMKTKREEIKELILKIQGQQEVDRKESGRAEEPPGSPEEVEETPGSDP, from the exons TGACGTGGCGCTGCCGGTACCGACGCCGTCCTCCACCAGAACCGACCTGAACCTGATCTTCACCTCGGCGCTTCCTCCAGGGATCGTCCTGCAGGGCCGCCACTTCCAGCACGCCCAGGTGCCGTCGGCCGCCAGGAAgccgggtcaaag AAACAACTTCTCGTCCACACAGCCGGCCGTGGAAGTGGACAGCATCGTCCTCACCTGTCCGGAGTCTCCAG CAGGTGTTTCCGTAACGACCGGAGCTGCTGCCAGAATGAGTCCTGGTCGTCATGGCGACGGGTCAGCTGACCTGCCTGCTCTAACTgttgcagaagaagaaacgcTGAGCATCAAGCGGCGCGTCCAGCAGAGGAGGAAACCGCTGGAGGACGTCGGCTTCTCTCCGCAGCTCCAGGCCCCCGAG CCGGGTCGGCCCGTCTGCCACTCCGTGTGTCTGAAGTGTCGCCAGCCCAGTGAGCTCGGCAGCAGCTGCTTGACCTGCGGCAGCAGTGAGTCTCTGGCGCCCCCCCCAGGCGCCCCGACCCAGCCCGCCTCGTCCTCCCCCACCCCGCGCCCCGCCATCCGGTCCCAGAACCCCGCCGGACACGTCGGGATCCAGCAGAACTTCTACAAACCCGGCGCCGCCATGCCGGTGCGCGTCTCGGCCAGCAGGGCGGCGCCGCTGAGCAACGGCAGGATCCCGCTGCTAGCTGGGACGTTGGGCTGCTGCAGAGCCAAAGGGAAGcaagcggcggcggcggcggggcAGCAGCCCGACCTCAACGACCCCA TCGTCCTGTCCAGCGACGAGGAGGAGGCGGAGACGGGCAGCACTGGAAGCGTGAACCGATTGGACAACGTCTCGCCCCGACCCGCTGACTCCGCCCACTCCTCTCCGGCGCCCTCTGAAGGCCGAGTGGAGGCGGCGGTGAAGAGCGCCGCCGAGCAGGAGGAGCTGAACGGCGACTTCTTCGAGGACGTCAACACGAAGATCACGATCCCGCGCCGAGCCCGCATGAAGGACCAG TTTGGAAATCAGCCTCCAGCCGAGTCGCTGACGCCGAAGAGGAAGAAGCCCAAAATGGCGCTCACCAAGTGCGACAGCATCATCCTGGAGTGCCGCAGCGTTCGGATCGGCAGCCTGAGGCGGATGGTGACGAAGCCCGTCATCGTGAGTCCGAACCGTTCCCAGTCC CCTCGGGTTAATCTCAGGTTTCCTGCCGTCCCTCCAGGTGCGGAGCCCGGCTCTGTGGAAGAGGTTTACCTGAAGACGTCGGAGCTGATCAGCTGCGAGTGGTGCAGCGTCCGGAAGCTTCCCGTTCTGTTTTTCCAGACGACGGCGGATGAATGTGTGCGCCTGCGCTCGAAGCTCAACATGTCGCAGGAGCAGGGGGGCCTGTGGTACGACTGCACCGCAGAGC ACGTGGATGAGAAGTACATCGTGCTGATCTTCGAGAACGGCCTGGTGATGAAGGAGCAGATGATCCTGGAGGACATCCTGACCGTCATCGGCCGCAACAACAGACTCAGCAGCTTCCCCACCAAGCTGACCTTCGACGAGGCCAACATCCGCCTGGTCAACTACAACAAGGCGTCCAGCCAGAAGGTCGACAAG GTGAAGCTGGAGCAGCAGCCCCCCaaagcgccccctgctggcgggATGTCGACTCGCGCGCGGATGTCGACGCGCCAGCAGAGCGGCGCGTTCTTCGACGAAGACGAGGAAATGACGGACCTGCAGCCGACCTTCTCTGGGCCGGTCATGAA GCTGATGGTGTACCCCCCGCCTCCAGCCAAAGGCGGGATCTCCGTCACCAACGAAGACCTGCACTGCCTTAACGACGGGGAGTTCCTGAACGACGTCATCATCgacttttatttaaa atatttagttttggaaaaattaaaaaaagacgcCCAAAGGATCCACGTGTTCAGCTCGTTCTTCTACAAGCGGCTGAATCAGCGAGAGCGGCGGAGCGGCCCGGACACCGTCAGCCTGCC GATCCAGAAGAGGAAGCACAACAGGGTGAAGACGTGGACGCGGCGCGTGGATCTGTTCCAGAAGGACTTCATCTTTGTTCCCATCAACGAGTC GGCCCACTGGTACCTGGCGGTCATATGCTTCCCGGGCCTGCACGGTCCGGTCCTGGAGAAGAACCCCATGTACCTGGACCCGCCCGCGGCCTCCGGGTCGCCCGGCGAGCCGCAGGCGGAGGAGAGCATCCCGGACCACTGCCGGCCGCTGTCCCCGGACGGCCTGGACTGCTCGTCCGAGGAGCCGTCCCCCGCCGTACCGGAGGAGGCCGACTGCGACCCGAACGAGGCGGGCCAGAACCCGCTGGGACCGGGCCGGGCCGACGCCGAGCTGCGGTTCAGCA GCGAGCTGCACCGGATCAGCGTCTGCTACGGCTCCGGAGACGACGCCTACGCCTTCTCTGACGACCAGAGCTCCTGCCAG GACGAGTGCAGCGACGACGGGAACATGGCCGACGACACCGGCGCCTCCGAGACCAGCTTGGCCTCCAAACCCGTCATCTGCAAACA GCCGTGTATCCTCATCATGGACTCCCTGCGCGGCCCGGCCCGGTCCAACGTGGTCAAGACTCTCAGAGA GTACCTGGAGGTGGAGTGGGAGGTCCGGCACGCGTCGCAGCGGGGTTTTGGGAAGGAGGTGATGAAGGGCTCCAGCCCCCGCGTGCCGCAGCAGGATAACTTCAGCGACTGCGGCGTTTACGTCCTGCAGTACGTGGAGAGCTTCTTCGAG AACCCCATCCCCAGCTTCCACCTGCCCATGAACCTGTCTGACTGGTTCCCCCAGCAGCGGATGAAGACAAAGCGCGAGGAGATCAAGGAGCTCATCCTGAAGATCCAAggtcaacaggaagtggacaggAAGGAGTCGGGCCGGGCCGAGGAGCCGCCCGGTTCCCCTGAGGAGGTCGAGGAGACGCCGGGATCCGACCCCTGA